In the Bacillus sp. HSf4 genome, ACAAATGATACGAGAAAAGAAATGAATAAAAACAGAGCAGTAAAGGATATAAACGTGACAATGATCGCCAAAAGCGGAAAATAAAAATTGAGCTTGTTTTCAATAATCAGCACATTTTCGGCTGCAAGCAGGATTAATTTTGCAAATACAAGTCCAAGGACAATCCCGCCAATCGTCGCAAAAAAGCCAATCAACATATTTTCCAAAAATACCATCGTGCGGATCTGGCGCATCGACATCCCCTGAATCATTAAAACGCCGAATTCCTTTCTTCTCGATTGCAGGAATGAGCTCATCGAGTACAATACAAAGAAAAAAGAAAAGACAAAGATAATGCCGCCGGCTACAGAGAGACCTCCGGACGCCTTCTGTCCCATGCCGGTGCTGAGGGAATCCCCGCCAAGAGCCGGATGGAATGCAAATATCGCAAATGTAAAAAACACCATCACCGTGAACATGCTGCTGAGAAAATAAGCGGCATAAAGCCTTTTGTTGCGAATGACGTTGTTAAACGCGAACTGACGAAAGGTCATGTGCATCCCCTCCCAGCAAAGAAAGCGTGTCGAGAATCTTTTGGAAAAAGGCCTGACGGTTATCGCCGCGGCTCATTTCCGAATACAGCTTTCCGTCTTTAATAAAGACGACCCGGTTGCAGAAGCTGGCCGCTTGAGGATCGTGCGTGACGAGCAGCATTGTCGTCTTCTCATTCCGGTTGATTGATTCAAGCATTTCCATGACATCTTTTGATGACTTCGAATCAAGATTTCCCGTCGGTTCATCGGCAAGCAGAAGCTTCGGCGAATGAATCATCGCTCTGGCTACGGCAGCCCGCTGCGCCTGTCCTCCTGATATCTCGAATGTGCGCTTTTTCATGATGTGCGTGATGCCGAGTTTTTCGGCTAAAGCGTGCGCTTTCCGCTTCATCTCTTTGACCTTTTCTCCATCCAATGTCAACGGCAGGACGATGTTTTCTTCCACCGTTAATGTAGGCAAAAGGTTAAAGTCCTGAAAAACAAATCCAAGCTCTCTCCTGCGGAACTTGGCCAGCTTTTCTTTTTTAAGCAAATGCGGATTTTTCCCGTTGATCAGGATTTCTCCTGTCGTCGGTTCATCGATGGTCGCAATCATATTTAACAGGGTCGTTTTCCGCTTCCGGAAGGACCCATGATGCCGACAAATTCCCCTTCTTCAATCGTCAGGTTAATATCGGTTAACGCACGGTATGCGATTTTTCCTTCATAAATTTTACTTGCTTGTTTGACATGAAGCATCACAAGATCTCCTTTCACATTTCACTTTCGATCTGTGACCAGTTTATCGAAACGGACGGATAGCCAGCTATCGATTATTCTTTCACTTTCATTACATCGATGTAAGGTTTTGCGTCTGTGTGAAGATCGTGCGAACCGTCGTACCCTTCCCTTCCTCTGACTCGAGTTCAAGCCGATGGCCGAGCTGGTCGGCCGCCGTTTTTGCCAGGTAGAGGCCCATGCCCGTCGATTCTCTGAATTTACGGCCGTTTTCCCCTGTGAAGAACGGATCGAATACGCGGTTTTGATCTATTTTCGGGATGCCGGCACCGAAGTCTGTCACTTCCAATACCGCTTCACCGTCTTTTTCATCAAGCGAAATGATGATGGTATTGTTTTTTCCCGCCGAATATTTCACCGCATTATGAATGAACTGAGTCAGCATGAAAAACAGCCACTTTTCGTCCGTTTCGACAATAATGCCTTGCCTTTGCTCCTGAAACTTAGGATACACCTGATTGCGAATATAAAACCGCTTGTTTTCCTGATTGACCTCATGGACAATATCGGCCAACACAACCGGTTTAACGTGGAAATCCTGTTCGATTGTACGCAGGCGGGCCATATAGAGGATGGTATTCAGCCCGGTTTTGATTCGCTCCGTCTCCTCGCGGATGCTTGATGATTCCGGTTCATCCAAATTTTGCGCCGTCAGCTCAATCACAGACAGCGGCGTTTTCATCTGGTGAACCCATTGATCCATAAAGGTCAGATGTTCTTTCTTTCCGCGCTCCAGTTCCTTCAATTCATGTCGATAATGTCTGTACTGGCTTTTCAGCAGCTGTTCAAGCGCTTCTCCCAGAGGAGACAGGGGCTGACTCGTTTTTTGAAAGGTGTCATCCAGTGACGCGAGGGTGCTGCCAAGGCGCTGATAAAAGGTGCGGCGCGTATAGTAGTGATAGACAAGGTAGCTTCCCAAAAGGAAAAAACCGAGAAAAACGGCATACAAAGCAGGCCTGATGTGTCGGTATCCATCAAGCCAGTAGACGAGCAGCATCACGAAAAACTGGAGCGCCTGTACGGCGATCAATAGATAGTGTTCTTTGAAAAAAAGCTTCATTCCTCTCCCGCCTTTACCCATGATACATTCAGGCGGTAGCCGGCGCCTCTTACGGTTTCCACCGCATCATCAATATCAAGCTCCTGAAATTTTTTGCGGACGCGGGCTATATTGACATTGAGCGTATTTTCATCAACATATGCCTGATCATCCCACAGCTTGGCCAGCAAATCTTCCCGGCCCGAAATCCGCGGGTGCCGCTCCATTAAGCTTTCGATAATATCGGCTTCTTTTTTTGTTAAAGATGCCGTTTTGCCTGCAAAACTCAATTCGAGCCGTTCCGGAAACAGCCGCAGCCCCTCTTTTTCAAGCATCCGCTCCTCGGATTTTGCCGCATATTCCCCGTAAGCGCGGCGAAGCTGGCTGCGGATTTTCGCCATGACAATCTCGGAGTGAAACGGCTTCGTAATAAAGTCATCCCCGCCGTTTTCCAAAGCCATCACCTGATCCATTTCACCCGTACGCGCCGAAATAAACAGCACAGGGCAAATCGATTCCCGGCGTATTTGCCGGCACCAATAATAGCCGTCAAAGCTCGGCAGATTAATATCAAGCAGCACAAGATCAGGCTGTTCGCTTCTGAACTGGTCCATGATATGGTCAAAATCCTCGACGACAGTGACATGATATCCGTATTTAACAATGTGGGTTCTTAATAAATCCGCAATCTTCGGATCATCTTCAACGATCATGATGTTTTGCATTGTCTGTCTCTCCTTTGTTTGGCTATATTATGACATGAAGCTGTCTCTTTCACAAAACCGGCCAACCTTACAATCGTGTAAGGAAACTGTCATATGAATCCATTTCTTCTGCTTTACTTTTTTTATAAAATTGTGCCAGACAACGCTGAAAGAGGAGTAAAGTGCCATGAAAAAACCGAATGCAAAATGGCTGGCTGCGGTTCTCATCGCCGTCGCTGCGGTGTTTGCATTGCAAAAGCTGACGGGCGGTCTTGTCCCGATAGCCGATGAGGTGATCCAAAGCATGCAGCAGCATGAATACTACGCAAAAACGACGGAGAACGCGGTAACATTCAAGAATGGCAAATATGTCTATCAACTCACCGGATTTGATGCAGGCGGAAACGGACAGCCATTCAAAACAGAGCTCGACCATAAGCTGCACCCGGGCGCATATTTGAAAATCAAAGCCAGGGGGACAAAGGAAAGCCGCATGTTTGAAATCAAAAAAGAGGCGGTGCCTGAAGGGGCTTTGGCCAAACTGGAATCATGAAAATCCCCACCTTGGGAGATGGGGATTTTGGTTTAATATTTAAAACGATTGATCACCGTTTGCAGCTCTTCAGCCAATTGCGACAATGATTCTGCCGCATATGAGATTTCCTCCATGGAAGCAAGCTGTTCCTGCGTTGAAGCAGCAACGGTGTTTGTGCCGTCTGACGTTTCTTTTGTACCAGCCGCCAATGTCTGAACCGTATTCTGGATCACTTCGACACCTGATGTCAGCTGTTGCGTGGACGCTGCCACTTCTTGTATTTGCGAAGCAACCTGTTCCACCAGATTGAGAATTTCATTGAAATTCCCGGTTGTTTCCCTTGAAAGAGCAATACCCGAGCTGACGTTCTCTTGTACAACTTTAATATTATTGACCGTTTCCACCGATTCATTTTGGATGGTTGATACCAATGCTTGTATGTGAGTGGCCGATTGATTTGTTTCATCCGCCAATTTTCTTACTTCTTCCGCCACAACGGCAAACCCTTTTCCTTGTTCTCCGGCTCTGGCCGCCTCGATCGCCGCATTCAGCGCCAGCAAGTTCGTCTGCTCGGAAATATCTGTGATCAAAGAAGAAATATCTCTGATCTCGGCAGTGCTTGCCACCAATGCCTTAAGGCCGTTTCCGGCCGAATTGACGGATTTGTCAATGAAATTCATTTGATCCAGCATTTTATGGACGGATTCAGAACCGATTTCTGCTTTGTCTTTCATCGAAGAAGAAAGGTCCGCGATGCTGCCTGTATTTGCAGCGACAGAGGAAAGGCGCTCCAACAATTCATTAATCGATTCCGAGCTTTTTTCGGTCATGGCGCTTTGCTGCGTATTACTGTCGGCGATCGTCTGCATCGCTTCGGAAATATGTTCGGAGGTTGACTTTGATTCTTCCGCGCTCGCAGACAATTCTTCCGATGAGGCTGCGACCTGTTCAGACGAGCTGCTGATCTGCTTGACAATTTGTGTTAATGAGTCGACAAAAGCATTGAACGAATGGGCCAGCTGACCGAATTCATCTTTATTTTTGACAATGACTTTTTTCGTCAAGTCCGCTTCTCCATGCGCAATGTCCTCCAGCTGCTTGTTAAGGCTTCTGAGCGGCACCATAATCGACTTCAAGAGCAATAGGCTCAGGATCACGCCTAAAATGGCTGATACACCTGTAATCGTGATGAAGAACCACTCGCTCATTTTCCCATTATCGCGAATTTCAGCTTTTAAGTCTTTGACATCCTCGTCAAGGCTGTCCACCAGTTTATTGACAGACGGATCCAATACTTCTTTTCGCAGCGATCTTTCTTCACCGAAGTGGATGGATTCTGCTTTCTTCGGACTTGAATCATAAGTTTGCAGTACTTGTTGATTTAAAGCCCAATAATCCGTAAAGTTTTGTTTAATTTCTTCCACATTCGCTTCATATTTTTCATCATGAATCAGGCCTTTGACCCTGTCGAGACTTTTTAAGACATCATCGGCCTTCTCCTTCATTCCATCGCCATATTCCTTATCACCGGTAATGATAAAACCTCTTTCATCATTTGATAATCCAGTCAACCGATATTGGATGTGCTTGACCTCTTTTTGGAACTCCATTTTGTCCTTCAGCACTTCATTCTTGCCGACCGTCGAAGAGATCACCAAAACGGAGGAAACGCCAATTCCAATGATTGAAATGACTAAAATCGAGATGATCCCCAGCAATTTCGTTTTCACTTTCATCGTATTTATCCTTCCTTATCTATGTCATAAAAAAATGTCCTGAAACAAACTTACGTCCCTATTATCGACATTATTCGTCAAATTTTGAGGTCATTTGTGAACAGACTGATCGCGGTTTTTTTAGGACAAAAAAGGTTCTGCCGGGTGAGCAGAACCTTTTGAATCAATGAATTTGTCTTTCTATGGAATGGACATTTTGATAGAAATGATGAAAATAATCATTTGTTTCCGCTACAATCACTTTCCATAATAGAAGAATGGCGATTAAATTCGGAATCATCATCAGCGCGTTGGCCATATCGGCAAATGCCCATACTGTGACAAGGTTGGCGACCGTTCCTATTCCGCAGGCGAGTATATAAACGAGGCGGTATCCTGCGATTCCCTTAGGACCGGCCAGGTACTCGAAGCACTTTTCACCATATACATACCAGCCGACAATCGTCGAAAAACCAAAGAAGATAACGGAAAGCGAGACGATATACTCTCCGGCTGCTCCCAGAACAGAGCCGAACGCTGCGCTTGTCAATGCCCCGCCCTCCAGGGTGCCGTCATGGGGAACGCCGGAAATCAATCCGCCGGAAGGGTCCCAGAAACCGGTAATGAGCAGGGTTAAACCGGTCATCGTACACACCACGATCGTGACAATAAACGTACCGGTCATGGCGACAAGCGCTTGTTTCACCGGGTGATCGGCTCTGGCATTGCCTGCGATCAATGCTGCTGTACCAAGACCCGCCTCATTTGAAAAAATACCGCGGGACACACCGTTGCGAATCGCTTCAGATACGGCAATTCCAAGAAAACCGCCGGTCGCCGCTACAGGGTGGAACGCATAATCAAAAATCAGTTCAAAAGCCGGCACGATCCTATCGTAGTTCAAAATCAGGATCAAGATCGCCCCGCCCATATACAAGAATGCCATGATCGGCACAAAGAAGCTGGCAACGGTGCTGATCCGCTGAATGCCGCCGAAAATAATCACGCTGACAAGAATGACTAAAATCAACCCTGTCACCCAGTTGGCCATGCCAAAGCTGTTTTGTGTCACATCGGCGATTGTGTTGGATTGCACACTGTTTCCTATTCCTAAAGCGGCAAAGGCGCCAAACAGGGCAAAAGCGACCGCCAGCCCTTTAAACTTGCGGCCGAGCCCGCGTTCAATATAATACATCGGCCCGCTTGAATATTCGCCCTTATCATTTTTGACGCGGTACTTGACGGCGAGCAACGCTTCCCCATACTTCGTCGCCATCCCTAACAAACCGACAATCCACATCCAAAAGATTGAACCCGGGCCGCCTAGTGTCAAAGCAGTTGCCACACCGGCGATATTGCCGTTTCCAATTGTGGCAGCGAGCGCTGTCATAAGCGCTTTAAAATGACTGACATCGCCTTCAGCAGCCGCATCCTTGGCGTCTTCTTTTCCAAACCCTATCTTAAACGCATAGATCAGGCGGCGAAATTGCAGTCCTTTTAAAACAATCGTTAAAAATAAGCCTGTCCCAAATAATAAAATTAAACTGGGCGGCCCCCATAATACATGATTAATCTTTCCTAGTATCTCTAACATATCCAAACGACTCACTCCTGACAAAGATAGCGCTTTCATATCGCATGAGATATTCTATCATAATGAAAAATCGTTATGTTTGTGAAACAACACAAAATGTAAGCGATTACATTTGTTTTTTTAACAAAACGATTTTTTCTAGTAAAATATTTTTAAAAAAAATGGACACAGATCTGTCATTGTTCACGAATTTGTTAAATTTCACAAAAAAGCGCTTTCATTTTTAATTTTCCGCACGATGTTCTTCCCGATGCAGAGAATTATACTAGCGGTAGAATCATATTTTAGGGAGGAAGACATCATGATCATTGGGATTCCAAAGGAAATTAAAAATAATGAAAACCGTGTAGCCATTACCCCTGCCGGCGTTGTCGCCCTGGCCGAAAACGGTCATCAGATCTTAATAGAACAAGGCGCCGGAATTGGGAGCGGATTTGAGGATGCCGACTATTCAGCTGCCGGAGCAGCGATCATCCCCGAAGCCAAAGATGTATGGGCGAAAGCGGAAATGATCATGAAGGTGAAAGAACCGATCAGCTCTGAGTACGGCTACTTCCGCAAAGGATTAATCCTATTCACATACCTTCATCTTGCTGCCGAACCGCAGCTTGCCAAAGCGCTCGTCGAAAGCGGTGTCACGGCCATCGCATATGAAACGGTCCAAGTTAATGGAACGCTTCCGCTCCTGACGCCGATGAGTGAAGTGGCGGGACGGATGGCGTCACAAATCGGAGCCCAATTTCTTGAGAAATCAAAAGGCGGCAAAGGCATTCTCTTATCCG is a window encoding:
- a CDS encoding sodium:alanine symporter family protein gives rise to the protein MDMLEILGKINHVLWGPPSLILLFGTGLFLTIVLKGLQFRRLIYAFKIGFGKEDAKDAAAEGDVSHFKALMTALAATIGNGNIAGVATALTLGGPGSIFWMWIVGLLGMATKYGEALLAVKYRVKNDKGEYSSGPMYYIERGLGRKFKGLAVAFALFGAFAALGIGNSVQSNTIADVTQNSFGMANWVTGLILVILVSVIIFGGIQRISTVASFFVPIMAFLYMGGAILILILNYDRIVPAFELIFDYAFHPVAATGGFLGIAVSEAIRNGVSRGIFSNEAGLGTAALIAGNARADHPVKQALVAMTGTFIVTIVVCTMTGLTLLITGFWDPSGGLISGVPHDGTLEGGALTSAAFGSVLGAAGEYIVSLSVIFFGFSTIVGWYVYGEKCFEYLAGPKGIAGYRLVYILACGIGTVANLVTVWAFADMANALMMIPNLIAILLLWKVIVAETNDYFHHFYQNVHSIERQIH
- a CDS encoding response regulator transcription factor; translated protein: MQNIMIVEDDPKIADLLRTHIVKYGYHVTVVEDFDHIMDQFRSEQPDLVLLDINLPSFDGYYWCRQIRRESICPVLFISARTGEMDQVMALENGGDDFITKPFHSEIVMAKIRSQLRRAYGEYAAKSEERMLEKEGLRLFPERLELSFAGKTASLTKKEADIIESLMERHPRISGREDLLAKLWDDQAYVDENTLNVNIARVRKKFQELDIDDAVETVRGAGYRLNVSWVKAGEE
- a CDS encoding methyl-accepting chemotaxis protein, whose amino-acid sequence is MKVKTKLLGIISILVISIIGIGVSSVLVISSTVGKNEVLKDKMEFQKEVKHIQYRLTGLSNDERGFIITGDKEYGDGMKEKADDVLKSLDRVKGLIHDEKYEANVEEIKQNFTDYWALNQQVLQTYDSSPKKAESIHFGEERSLRKEVLDPSVNKLVDSLDEDVKDLKAEIRDNGKMSEWFFITITGVSAILGVILSLLLLKSIMVPLRSLNKQLEDIAHGEADLTKKVIVKNKDEFGQLAHSFNAFVDSLTQIVKQISSSSEQVAASSEELSASAEESKSTSEHISEAMQTIADSNTQQSAMTEKSSESINELLERLSSVAANTGSIADLSSSMKDKAEIGSESVHKMLDQMNFIDKSVNSAGNGLKALVASTAEIRDISSLITDISEQTNLLALNAAIEAARAGEQGKGFAVVAEEVRKLADETNQSATHIQALVSTIQNESVETVNNIKVVQENVSSGIALSRETTGNFNEILNLVEQVASQIQEVAASTQQLTSGVEVIQNTVQTLAAGTKETSDGTNTVAASTQEQLASMEEISYAAESLSQLAEELQTVINRFKY
- a CDS encoding sensor histidine kinase, giving the protein MKLFFKEHYLLIAVQALQFFVMLLVYWLDGYRHIRPALYAVFLGFFLLGSYLVYHYYTRRTFYQRLGSTLASLDDTFQKTSQPLSPLGEALEQLLKSQYRHYRHELKELERGKKEHLTFMDQWVHQMKTPLSVIELTAQNLDEPESSSIREETERIKTGLNTILYMARLRTIEQDFHVKPVVLADIVHEVNQENKRFYIRNQVYPKFQEQRQGIIVETDEKWLFFMLTQFIHNAVKYSAGKNNTIIISLDEKDGEAVLEVTDFGAGIPKIDQNRVFDPFFTGENGRKFRESTGMGLYLAKTAADQLGHRLELESEEGKGTTVRTIFTQTQNLTSM
- a CDS encoding DUF1093 domain-containing protein — encoded protein: MKKPNAKWLAAVLIAVAAVFALQKLTGGLVPIADEVIQSMQQHEYYAKTTENAVTFKNGKYVYQLTGFDAGGNGQPFKTELDHKLHPGAYLKIKARGTKESRMFEIKKEAVPEGALAKLES